A single region of the Malaclemys terrapin pileata isolate rMalTer1 chromosome 2, rMalTer1.hap1, whole genome shotgun sequence genome encodes:
- the LOC128832326 gene encoding heparan sulfate glucosamine 3-O-sulfotransferase 1-like, which produces MACWWAGWLLLLVEAWGAHLAQGMLEPWAQEALWLGNTSAFQASSLQRRLPQGIIIGVRKGGTRALLEMLALHPQVAAARAEVHFFNREENYRRGLGWYCQQMPLSHPGQLTVEKTPGYFSSPRAPERIRAMDPAVRLLLIVRDPVERLVSDYTQILHNRRARHKPYPPLEGLLLQGDRGLDTRYKAIQRSLYALQLARWLAAFPSAHIHVVDGGGLIREPLPELRRVEQFLGLAPSLGPNNFYFNQTKGFYCLRAGARQRCLDESKGRPHPPIAEQLLEQLCTYFSAHNEHFFSLVGRTFNWC; this is translated from the coding sequence ATGGCCTGttggtgggctggctggctgctcctGCTGGTGGAGGCTTGGGGGGCCCACCTGGCGCAGGggatgctggagccctgggcccaggAGGCTCTGTGGCTGGGAAACACATCTGCGTTCCAGGCCAGCAGCCTGCAGCGCCGCCTGCCTCAGGGGATCATcattggggtgcggaaggggggcACGCGGGCCCTGTTGGAGATGCTGGCGCTGCACCCCCAGGTGGCCGCTGCCCGTGCCGAGGTGCACTTCTTCAACCGGGAGGAGAACTACCGCCGGGGGCTGGGCTGGTACTGCCAGCAGATGCCCCTCTCGCACCCCGGCCAGCTCACCGTGGAGAAGACCCCAGGCTACTTCTCCTCCCCGCGGGCCCCCGAGCGCATCCGCGCCATGGACCCTGCCGTGAGGCTCCTGCTCATCGTGCGGGACCCAGTGGAGCGGCTGGTGTCAGACTATACCCAGATCCTGCACAACCGCCGGGCACGGCACAAGCCCTACCCGCCCCTAgaggggctcctgctgcagggggACCGGGGCCTCGACACCCGCTACAAGGCTATCCAGCGCAGCCTCTATGCCCTGCAACTGGCCCGCTGGCTGGCCGCCTTCCCCTCGGCCCACATCCACGTGGTGGACGGGGGCGGCCTGATCCGCGAGCCCCTGCCCGAGCTGCGCCGCGTGGAGCAGTTCCTGGGCCTGGCACCCAGCCTGGGCCCCAACAACTTCTACTTCAACCAGACCAAGGGCTTCTATTGCCTGCGGGCTGGGGCCCGCCAGCGCTGCCTGGATGAGTCCAAGGGGCGGCCCCACCCGCCCATCGCCgagcagctgctggagcagctctgcaCCTACTTCAGCGCCCACAACGAGCACTTCTTCAGCCTGGTGGGGCGCACGTTCAACTGGTGCTGA